The proteins below are encoded in one region of Qipengyuania sp. HL-TH1:
- a CDS encoding LytR/AlgR family response regulator transcription factor — protein sequence MTIRTLLVDDEKLAIQGLQLRLEPFEDVEIIGTCQNGREAIRAIKTQKPDLVFLDIQMPGFDGFSVVQGVMEIDPPLFVFVTAFQEHAIRAFEANAVNYLMKPVDEDKLADTIERVRQRLAEKKSTEEAEKLKSVLSEVAPEAAETLAGEDAEAASRFEKLINIKDRGQIFRVEVETIEHIEAAGDYMCIYTGDNSLILRETMKDLERRLDPRKFQRVHRSTIVNLDQVRQVKPHTNGECFLVLDSGAEVKVSRSYRDVVARFVH from the coding sequence ATGACCATCCGGACCCTTCTAGTCGACGACGAAAAGCTCGCCATCCAGGGCCTCCAGCTGCGGCTCGAACCGTTCGAGGACGTCGAGATCATCGGCACCTGCCAGAACGGCCGCGAGGCGATTCGCGCCATCAAGACGCAGAAGCCCGATCTCGTCTTCCTCGATATCCAGATGCCCGGCTTCGACGGCTTCTCGGTCGTCCAGGGGGTGATGGAGATTGACCCGCCGCTGTTCGTCTTCGTCACCGCATTCCAGGAACACGCGATCCGCGCATTCGAGGCGAATGCGGTCAATTACCTGATGAAGCCGGTCGACGAGGACAAGCTGGCCGATACAATCGAGCGCGTACGCCAGCGCCTGGCCGAGAAGAAATCGACCGAAGAGGCGGAGAAACTGAAGAGCGTGCTTTCCGAAGTCGCCCCCGAAGCCGCCGAAACGCTCGCGGGCGAGGATGCCGAGGCGGCCAGCCGGTTCGAGAAGCTCATCAACATCAAGGACCGCGGCCAGATTTTCCGCGTCGAGGTCGAAACGATCGAGCATATCGAAGCCGCGGGCGATTACATGTGCATTTATACCGGCGACAATTCGCTGATCCTACGGGAAACAATGAAGGATCTCGAACGCCGTCTCGACCCGCGCAAGTTCCAGCGCGTGCATCGCTCGACCATCGTCAATCTCGACCAGGTGCGGCAGGTGAAACCGCATACCAATGGCGAATGCTTCCTCGTGCTCGATTCGGGCGCCGAGGTGAAGGTGAGCCGCAGCTATCGCGACGTCGTCGCCCGGTTCGTGCACTGA
- a CDS encoding M48 family metalloprotease, protein MRLLTRLIAFLAAAMLAAQPVAAQSILRDAETEAFLDEISAPLIEAAGLEPDNVDIILINDPSINAFVAGGQAVYIHSGLIDAADSAEEVQGVIAHELGHITGGHILRYGEGAAAATKISLLSMIAGIGAALAGAGDAAMGIMMAGQQAAMGKFLAFSRTQESSADFAGAEYLSKSGISGRGSLAFFGKLLNQEYRYGYSQSDEAGFYRTHPLSGDRIAALREVYEKDPAWERPRDARNQANFERVKAKLVGYLAKPSATLRDYPETDATVPALYARAYAYHQNARVDLALGATDQLLAIDPDDPYFLELKGQVLLESGRPEESLEPLRRATALTNSEPLIASLFGHALIATEDRDNYEEAERVLRAAVGRDRRNPFAWYQLGVVYAARGDTARARLATAEQQVMSGQYGLALRSAQAAEGGLDRGTPDWIRAQDIGMQARALLERQCEMERGRNCAPG, encoded by the coding sequence CGCGCAAAGCATCCTGCGCGATGCCGAGACCGAGGCTTTCCTCGACGAGATTTCCGCGCCGCTGATCGAGGCGGCCGGGCTCGAACCCGACAATGTCGACATCATCCTGATAAATGATCCGTCGATCAACGCCTTCGTCGCGGGCGGCCAGGCGGTGTATATTCATTCGGGGCTGATCGACGCCGCCGATAGCGCCGAGGAAGTGCAAGGCGTCATCGCGCACGAGCTCGGTCATATCACCGGGGGTCACATCCTTCGTTATGGCGAGGGCGCCGCCGCTGCAACGAAGATATCGCTGCTGTCGATGATCGCCGGAATCGGCGCCGCGCTGGCGGGCGCGGGCGATGCCGCAATGGGTATCATGATGGCGGGACAACAGGCCGCAATGGGCAAGTTCCTGGCCTTCAGCCGGACGCAGGAATCGTCCGCCGATTTCGCCGGGGCGGAATATCTCTCGAAATCGGGGATCTCGGGGCGCGGTTCGCTGGCCTTCTTCGGCAAGCTGCTCAATCAGGAGTATCGCTACGGCTATAGCCAGAGCGACGAAGCGGGGTTCTACCGCACGCACCCGCTTTCGGGCGACCGCATCGCCGCGCTGCGCGAGGTCTATGAAAAGGACCCCGCCTGGGAACGTCCGCGCGATGCGCGCAACCAGGCCAATTTCGAGCGCGTGAAAGCGAAGCTCGTGGGCTATCTCGCCAAGCCCTCGGCCACCTTGCGCGACTATCCTGAAACCGATGCTACGGTCCCTGCGCTCTACGCGCGCGCCTATGCCTATCACCAGAACGCGCGGGTCGACCTCGCGCTCGGCGCAACCGATCAGCTGCTCGCCATTGACCCCGACGATCCGTACTTTCTCGAGCTCAAGGGGCAGGTCCTGCTCGAATCGGGACGGCCCGAGGAATCGCTCGAGCCGCTGCGCCGCGCGACTGCGCTGACCAATTCCGAACCGCTGATCGCCAGCCTGTTCGGCCATGCGCTGATCGCCACCGAAGACCGCGACAATTACGAAGAGGCCGAACGCGTGCTGCGCGCCGCCGTGGGGCGCGACCGTCGCAATCCCTTTGCCTGGTACCAGCTCGGCGTGGTCTATGCCGCGCGCGGCGACACGGCGCGCGCGCGCCTGGCGACTGCCGAACAGCAGGTCATGAGCGGCCAGTATGGCCTGGCGCTACGCAGCGCGCAGGCTGCCGAGGGCGGTCTCGACCGGGGCACACCCGACTGGATCCGCGCGCAGGACATCGGCATGCAAGCGCGTGCACTGCTCGAGCGGCAATGCGAAATGGAGCGCGGTCGCAATTGCGCACCAGGCTGA
- a CDS encoding HD domain-containing protein, with protein sequence MGVQENIEHPEAERAKFREMREGTAEDWAIIGGEYRAFAKGLPDRVLDHLKLLHGDFGGFPVDRLEHSLQTATRAHRDGRGEQYVVMALLHDIGDTLGSYNHPEVAASIIKPFVTDEIHWICQNHGAFQGYYYFHFLGMDQNARDKFADHPHFEACRTFCEKYDQAAFDPAYDSEPLEFFEPMVRRVMERPLASMYAKAMEAE encoded by the coding sequence ATGGGCGTGCAGGAAAATATCGAACATCCGGAAGCCGAACGCGCCAAGTTCCGCGAAATGCGCGAGGGCACGGCAGAGGATTGGGCAATCATCGGCGGCGAGTATCGCGCCTTCGCCAAGGGCCTGCCCGATCGCGTCCTCGATCACCTCAAGCTGCTCCATGGCGATTTCGGCGGCTTTCCCGTCGACCGGCTCGAACATTCGCTGCAGACCGCGACTCGCGCGCATCGCGACGGACGGGGCGAGCAATATGTGGTCATGGCGCTGCTGCATGATATCGGCGATACGCTGGGCAGCTATAACCACCCCGAAGTGGCCGCCTCGATCATCAAGCCCTTCGTCACCGACGAAATCCACTGGATCTGCCAGAACCACGGCGCTTTCCAGGGCTATTACTATTTCCACTTCCTCGGCATGGACCAGAACGCGCGCGACAAGTTCGCCGACCACCCGCATTTCGAAGCGTGCCGGACCTTCTGCGAGAAATACGACCAGGCCGCCTTCGACCCCGCCTATGACAGCGAACCGCTCGAATTCTTCGAACCGATGGTCCGCCGGGTGATGGAACGGCCGCTCGCCTCGATGTACGCCAAGGCAATGGAAGCGGAGTGA
- a CDS encoding ribonuclease T2 family protein: MSLLRRLSLLPLVGMLAHAAPLAAQHYQCNLPRAVQAPQVRPDAAPRPLPVTGYTLALSWSPEFCKPRKGQPRHARQCSGRAGMFGLVVHGLWPDSGRSWPQWCSAQRQPQPREVAANMCISPSAALIVRQWAKHGSCMARNPATYFKVTRILWEGLRIPDYDRVSREDDLTAGTIRTRFVDANPGWVHEAVGVKLNARGWLEELRLCYDKRFMPKACDRTRFGARDEAPAKIWRGL; encoded by the coding sequence GTGTCGCTCCTTAGGCGGCTGTCGCTACTGCCGCTCGTCGGCATGCTGGCCCATGCCGCTCCGCTGGCGGCGCAGCACTATCAATGCAACCTCCCGCGCGCAGTGCAGGCACCACAAGTCCGGCCCGATGCGGCACCGCGTCCGCTCCCGGTCACCGGCTATACGCTGGCGCTGAGCTGGAGCCCCGAATTCTGCAAGCCGCGCAAGGGGCAGCCGCGCCATGCACGCCAATGCAGCGGGCGGGCGGGCATGTTCGGCCTCGTGGTGCACGGACTGTGGCCCGACAGCGGGCGTAGCTGGCCGCAATGGTGCTCCGCCCAGCGACAACCGCAACCGCGCGAGGTCGCTGCCAATATGTGCATCTCGCCCTCCGCAGCGCTGATCGTGCGCCAATGGGCCAAGCACGGCAGCTGCATGGCCCGGAACCCCGCGACTTACTTCAAGGTCACCCGCATTCTGTGGGAGGGACTGCGCATCCCCGATTACGACCGCGTCAGCCGCGAGGACGATCTGACTGCAGGCACCATCCGCACGCGCTTTGTCGATGCCAATCCCGGCTGGGTGCATGAAGCGGTGGGAGTAAAGCTCAACGCGCGCGGCTGGCTGGAAGAATTGCGGCTGTGTTACGACAAGCGCTTTATGCCGAAAGCCTGCGATCGGACCCGCTTTGGCGCACGCGACGAAGCCCCCGCGAAGATCTGGCGGGGCCTCTAG
- a CDS encoding DsbA family protein: MKNNLLTALIALVFGFAGAGLWSLSGLGHGHTRDYLLANPQILPEMSEAYQRSEAEDRLAQVSGEVKEPFQGAVLGNPQGTRVLVKFTDYGCTYCRQSIAGIDRLIAADPELKVVVREWPIFDGSEQAARMALAAAAQGKYPAFYHAMFDQGPPSDANVARAAQIAGLDIAAAEEFAASDAATGELARNMAFARSLQFTGTPSWIAGDEVIQGLVPEQRLADALAAEG; this comes from the coding sequence ATGAAAAACAACCTGCTGACCGCGCTGATCGCGCTGGTGTTCGGCTTCGCCGGGGCCGGCCTGTGGTCGCTCTCGGGGCTGGGGCATGGCCATACGCGCGATTACTTGCTCGCCAATCCGCAGATCCTTCCCGAAATGTCCGAAGCCTATCAGCGCAGCGAAGCCGAGGACCGGCTGGCGCAGGTCTCTGGCGAAGTGAAAGAGCCTTTCCAGGGCGCGGTTCTGGGCAATCCGCAAGGCACGAGGGTGCTGGTCAAGTTCACCGATTACGGCTGCACCTATTGCCGCCAGTCGATCGCCGGGATCGATCGCCTGATCGCCGCCGACCCCGAACTCAAGGTGGTGGTCCGCGAATGGCCGATCTTCGACGGCAGCGAACAGGCCGCGCGCATGGCGCTGGCTGCTGCGGCACAGGGAAAGTATCCTGCGTTCTACCACGCGATGTTCGACCAGGGTCCGCCGAGCGATGCGAATGTCGCCCGCGCGGCGCAGATCGCGGGGCTCGACATAGCCGCCGCGGAAGAATTTGCTGCATCCGACGCTGCCACCGGCGAACTCGCGCGCAACATGGCCTTCGCCCGCTCGCTGCAATTCACCGGAACACCCAGCTGGATAGCGGGCGACGAGGTCATCCAGGGGCTGGTGCCCGAACAGCGCCTCGCCGACGCGCTCGCGGCGGAGGGCTAG
- a CDS encoding M23 family metallopeptidase, whose protein sequence is MRVAPLVLLGTACVPAATPEPAPPSRTTEVVQPVRTTPTPGPTPTVTPTPSRPAVFTFDGALEQGGWIRGTVPGGASEAMLGEDELAFDDEGRFFAAFDRDAPAAMTLTAKLVDGGTIDSPLAIAPRGWDIEHVNVARRPGATSASFMRRRQPELDAIWNARLEETGAQGWRQDFVWPVKGRISGRFGSQRIYRGEPGSYHSGIDIATGGAGTPYVAPADGVVVLAADDFSLEGKLLIIDHGQGLNSAFLHSARLYVSEGEVVLQGQHIGDIGSSGRATGPHLHWSLKWRNARLDPLLFTGPMR, encoded by the coding sequence ATGCGGGTCGCGCCGCTCGTGCTTCTCGGGACCGCATGCGTTCCCGCCGCCACGCCGGAGCCCGCTCCGCCATCGCGGACGACCGAAGTGGTGCAGCCGGTCCGCACGACGCCGACGCCAGGTCCGACGCCTACGGTCACGCCGACTCCCTCACGCCCCGCGGTGTTCACCTTCGATGGTGCGCTCGAACAGGGCGGTTGGATAAGGGGCACGGTTCCCGGCGGTGCCAGCGAAGCCATGCTCGGCGAGGATGAGCTGGCGTTCGACGATGAGGGCAGGTTCTTCGCCGCCTTCGACCGCGATGCCCCCGCTGCGATGACGTTGACTGCCAAACTGGTTGACGGGGGCACGATCGATAGCCCGCTGGCGATCGCACCACGCGGCTGGGACATCGAACACGTCAATGTGGCGCGGCGCCCGGGCGCTACGTCCGCATCCTTCATGCGGCGCCGCCAGCCCGAACTCGATGCGATCTGGAATGCCCGGCTGGAAGAAACCGGGGCGCAAGGCTGGCGGCAGGACTTCGTCTGGCCCGTCAAGGGGCGCATTTCGGGCCGGTTCGGGTCGCAGCGTATCTATCGCGGCGAACCGGGCAGCTATCACTCGGGGATCGATATCGCCACGGGCGGTGCCGGCACCCCCTATGTCGCCCCCGCCGATGGCGTGGTGGTGCTCGCAGCGGATGATTTCAGCCTGGAAGGCAAGCTGCTGATCATCGACCACGGCCAAGGGCTCAACAGCGCATTCCTGCACAGCGCGCGGCTTTACGTAAGCGAGGGCGAAGTGGTCCTGCAGGGCCAGCATATCGGCGACATCGGCTCATCCGGCCGCGCCACCGGCCCGCATCTCCACTGGAGCCTCAAATGGCGCAATGCGCGGCTCGACCCGCTGTTGTTCACCGGGCCGATGCGCTGA
- the xseA gene encoding exodeoxyribonuclease VII large subunit, with protein MADHFPSTADDASLVAKGRTGDNAEPLTVSEISQALKRTVEDRFGFVRLRGELSGVKRAASGHLYCALKDEKAVIDGVMWRGNTERLPFAPEDGLEVVASGKLTTYPGRSKYQIVIERMELAGEGALLALLEKTRARLAAEGLFDAGRKQPLPFLPRTIGVVTSPTGAVIRDILHRLADRFPTRVVVWPVLVQGQGAAAQVAGAVRGFAAMPEGHPDRPDLVIVARGGGSIEDLWSFNEEEVVRAIADCQIPTISAVGHETDTTLADYAADRRAPTPTAAAEIAVPVRAELAATLKDFEGRKERAILRPVQLGRERLEARVQRLPTREALLQPQAQRLDDLAERLRRGLRDRAAQGRERLGNLRLSPATLDRNLREARRALAGQKLAPALVERPLAERRERLAALARLAEQLHPDRPLARGYVRVTGPDGRTITDRAAAAQEASLTLKFRDGELEVGIGGDTPPPAPRRKPRKSGTPPKQDDLFG; from the coding sequence ATGGCCGACCACTTCCCGTCCACTGCAGATGATGCGAGCTTGGTAGCGAAGGGCCGCACGGGCGACAACGCCGAGCCGTTGACGGTGAGCGAAATATCCCAGGCGCTCAAACGCACGGTCGAGGACCGCTTCGGCTTCGTCCGCCTGCGCGGCGAGCTGTCGGGCGTGAAGCGCGCCGCCAGCGGGCATCTCTATTGCGCGCTCAAGGACGAAAAGGCGGTGATCGACGGGGTGATGTGGCGCGGCAATACCGAGCGTCTGCCCTTCGCCCCCGAGGACGGGCTGGAAGTGGTCGCCTCGGGCAAGCTCACCACCTATCCGGGCCGCTCGAAATACCAGATCGTGATCGAGCGGATGGAACTGGCGGGCGAAGGTGCGCTGCTGGCGCTGCTCGAGAAGACCCGCGCGCGGCTGGCGGCGGAAGGATTGTTCGATGCGGGGCGCAAACAGCCGCTCCCCTTCCTGCCGCGCACCATCGGTGTGGTCACCTCGCCCACCGGCGCGGTGATTCGCGATATCCTCCACCGGCTGGCGGATCGTTTTCCCACCCGGGTCGTGGTCTGGCCGGTGCTGGTACAGGGGCAGGGCGCGGCCGCGCAGGTCGCGGGTGCGGTGCGCGGCTTCGCAGCCATGCCCGAAGGCCATCCCGATCGCCCGGACCTCGTCATCGTCGCGCGCGGCGGCGGGTCGATCGAGGATCTGTGGAGCTTCAACGAGGAAGAGGTCGTGCGCGCCATCGCCGACTGCCAGATCCCGACAATCAGCGCGGTCGGGCACGAGACCGATACCACGCTGGCGGACTATGCCGCCGACCGCCGTGCGCCGACACCCACCGCCGCGGCCGAGATCGCCGTGCCGGTGCGCGCCGAACTCGCCGCCACGCTGAAGGATTTCGAAGGGCGCAAGGAACGCGCGATCCTGCGCCCGGTGCAGCTGGGGCGCGAGCGGCTGGAAGCGCGCGTCCAGCGCCTGCCGACCCGCGAGGCCTTGCTGCAACCGCAGGCCCAGCGGCTCGACGATCTCGCCGAACGCCTGCGCCGCGGCCTGCGCGACCGCGCGGCACAGGGACGCGAGCGGCTTGGCAATCTGCGACTGTCGCCCGCTACGCTCGATCGCAATCTGCGCGAGGCACGCCGCGCGCTGGCCGGGCAGAAGCTGGCGCCCGCGCTGGTCGAGCGCCCGCTGGCCGAGCGGCGCGAGCGGCTGGCGGCGCTGGCACGGCTGGCCGAGCAGCTTCATCCCGACCGTCCCCTTGCACGCGGCTATGTGCGCGTCACCGGACCCGACGGGCGGACCATCACCGACCGGGCGGCGGCGGCGCAGGAGGCGTCACTTACGCTCAAGTTCCGCGACGGTGAGCTCGAGGTGGGCATCGGCGGCGATACCCCGCCTCCCGCGCCGCGTCGCAAACCGCGCAAATCCGGAACCCCGCCCAAGCAGGATGATTTGTTCGGTTAG
- a CDS encoding sensor histidine kinase, with protein MAVLPIRPTPFFANKNQAFWNLQLAGWGGATMLRVMSALANGQPPDRLVIILIATITGFSLSLILAVVYGKLIRQRPIVTWGATAMVLVLAVGIYAFIDSWVLDVAGAASSNTSFANLFVGIYFFDLTLLGAWSALYYAINFFLQVEEQADRLERLEAQATSAQLAMLRYQLNPHFLFNTLNSISTLVLLKQSETANAMLTRLSSFLRHTLVTQPGGKVTVAQEVETLQLYLGIEQMRFEERLRSSFRVEPEAASARLPAMLLQPLVENAIKYGVSPQEEGADIFIVAQIVGPRLRVTVSDTGPGMTMNNIEAGLPAVRPTHARRDSTGVGLANIRDRLAQAYGEEHRFEIRSPESGGFSVLIELPFESEEDPALSAAQAAPAQAAPLKKPAASPAVVPTHSPSKAPQTT; from the coding sequence ATGGCAGTCTTGCCCATTCGCCCAACGCCGTTCTTCGCCAATAAGAACCAGGCGTTCTGGAACCTCCAGCTGGCCGGCTGGGGCGGGGCCACCATGCTGCGCGTCATGTCCGCGCTGGCCAATGGCCAACCGCCCGACCGGCTGGTCATCATCCTGATTGCCACGATCACCGGTTTCTCGCTCAGCCTGATCCTCGCGGTGGTCTATGGCAAGCTGATCCGCCAGCGCCCGATCGTGACCTGGGGCGCGACTGCGATGGTGCTGGTCCTCGCGGTGGGCATCTATGCCTTCATCGACAGCTGGGTGCTCGACGTGGCGGGCGCGGCGTCGTCGAATACCAGCTTCGCCAATCTGTTCGTGGGCATCTACTTCTTCGACCTGACGCTGCTCGGCGCGTGGTCGGCGCTCTATTACGCGATCAATTTCTTCCTCCAGGTCGAGGAACAGGCCGACCGGCTCGAACGGCTCGAAGCGCAGGCGACCAGCGCGCAGCTGGCCATGCTGCGCTACCAGCTCAACCCGCACTTCCTGTTCAACACGCTCAATTCGATCAGCACGCTGGTCCTGCTCAAGCAGAGCGAGACCGCCAATGCCATGCTCACCCGCCTGTCGAGCTTCCTGCGCCACACGCTGGTGACTCAGCCGGGCGGCAAGGTAACCGTGGCGCAGGAGGTCGAGACACTGCAGCTCTATCTCGGGATCGAGCAGATGCGCTTCGAGGAACGGCTGCGCTCGAGCTTTCGCGTCGAGCCCGAGGCGGCCAGCGCGCGGCTGCCCGCGATGCTGCTTCAGCCATTGGTCGAAAACGCGATCAAATACGGCGTCAGCCCGCAGGAGGAAGGCGCGGATATCTTCATCGTCGCGCAGATCGTCGGCCCGCGGCTGCGCGTAACCGTGTCGGACACGGGCCCGGGCATGACGATGAACAATATCGAGGCCGGCCTGCCCGCGGTCCGCCCGACGCATGCGCGCCGCGATTCGACCGGAGTCGGCCTCGCCAATATTCGCGACCGGCTGGCGCAGGCCTATGGCGAGGAACACCGCTTCGAAATCCGCTCCCCCGAAAGCGGCGGCTTTTCCGTGCTCATCGAATTACCCTTCGAAAGCGAAGAGGACCCCGCGTTAAGCGCGGCGCAAGCCGCACCCGCGCAGGCGGCCCCGCTTAAGAAACCCGCGGCTTCCCCGGCCGTTGTACCTACACACTCACCCTCGAAAGCACCCCAGACGACATGA
- a CDS encoding DUF2093 domain-containing protein, giving the protein MLMNKNSGPPKGEAKLQYGPSGFRVLRAGNHVFCAMSGVPIPLDELRYWSVQHQEAYASAQLATERLAP; this is encoded by the coding sequence ATGCTGATGAACAAGAATTCGGGCCCGCCGAAAGGCGAGGCGAAGCTGCAATACGGCCCTTCCGGCTTTCGCGTGCTACGCGCGGGCAACCATGTCTTTTGCGCGATGAGCGGGGTGCCGATTCCTCTCGACGAGCTGCGCTATTGGTCGGTCCAGCACCAGGAAGCCTACGCCAGCGCCCAGCTCGCGACCGAGCGACTGGCCCCGTGA
- a CDS encoding nucleoside deaminase, whose translation MASWTLPQPMERALELAVQSAAAGEVPVGAVITRGGEILAEAHNAPRETRDPTAHAEVLAIRLAAEALGEERLTDCELWVTLEPCAMCAGAIVHARIGKLYYAASDPKGGAVEHGARVFDQPQCLHRPEVYSGMGEARAAELLRAFFSDRR comes from the coding sequence ATGGCCAGTTGGACCCTTCCGCAACCCATGGAGCGCGCGCTCGAGCTTGCCGTGCAGTCTGCTGCAGCGGGCGAAGTGCCCGTCGGCGCCGTGATAACCCGCGGCGGGGAAATCCTGGCGGAAGCGCACAATGCCCCGCGCGAGACGCGTGACCCGACCGCCCATGCCGAGGTGCTGGCGATCCGGCTCGCCGCCGAGGCGCTGGGCGAGGAGCGGCTGACCGATTGCGAATTGTGGGTGACGCTGGAACCCTGCGCGATGTGCGCGGGCGCGATCGTCCATGCGCGGATCGGCAAGCTCTATTACGCAGCCAGCGACCCCAAGGGCGGCGCGGTCGAACACGGCGCACGCGTGTTCGATCAGCCGCAATGCCTGCACCGGCCCGAGGTCTACTCGGGCATGGGAGAAGCGCGCGCGGCAGAACTCTTGCGCGCGTTTTTCAGCGACCGGCGGTGA
- a CDS encoding esterase-like activity of phytase family protein, with the protein MRRSRLLLAVLLAGMIAPGTWLRTPEPPRDFRRLATATAIAFESTRTGPFTLAGAWEMTGHRKQFGGFSALVTLDGDRFLAGSDTGRRLVFERPDRSSLPGVLERFGDDQAGGKEGRDLESLAIDPASGTVWGGYEFRKSIIRFHADLRVDEEVSPPLMRDWGGNSGAEALVRFADGRFLVIEERPLRWRDSRHVALLFATDPIEDAEPESVRVDIPGGYRPVDATPLEDGRALILLRRLALSIPPGFETAIAVIDIDRRTADGRIPARLLAEFGTAIPQDNYEGMTITDDADGRHVWLISDDNFMALQRTLLLKLRWDQREKARE; encoded by the coding sequence ATGCGCCGCTCGCGTCTTCTCCTTGCCGTCCTGCTGGCTGGCATGATCGCTCCTGGCACGTGGCTACGCACGCCTGAACCCCCGCGCGACTTTCGGCGGCTGGCCACAGCCACTGCCATCGCATTCGAATCGACCCGCACGGGCCCCTTCACCCTTGCGGGTGCATGGGAAATGACCGGTCACCGCAAACAGTTCGGCGGCTTCTCGGCATTGGTGACGCTTGATGGAGATCGCTTCCTGGCGGGCAGCGACACTGGGCGCAGGCTGGTGTTCGAACGCCCCGATCGCAGCAGCTTGCCCGGCGTGCTCGAGCGTTTTGGAGACGATCAGGCGGGCGGGAAGGAAGGACGCGATCTCGAATCCCTCGCGATCGATCCCGCTAGCGGGACCGTCTGGGGCGGCTATGAATTTCGCAAATCGATCATTCGCTTCCATGCTGATTTGAGGGTCGACGAGGAAGTGAGTCCGCCGCTGATGCGCGACTGGGGCGGAAATTCGGGGGCCGAGGCACTGGTCCGTTTTGCCGATGGCCGGTTCCTCGTGATCGAGGAGCGTCCGCTGCGCTGGCGCGACTCGCGCCATGTCGCGCTCCTTTTTGCCACCGATCCGATCGAGGATGCCGAGCCCGAAAGCGTGCGCGTGGACATTCCCGGGGGCTACCGGCCCGTCGATGCCACGCCGCTGGAGGACGGGCGGGCGCTGATCCTGCTGCGCCGCCTTGCCCTGAGCATTCCGCCCGGATTCGAAACCGCGATCGCGGTAATCGATATCGACCGGCGCACCGCCGATGGCAGGATCCCTGCCCGCCTGCTGGCCGAATTCGGTACTGCGATCCCGCAGGACAATTACGAGGGCATGACCATCACCGACGATGCCGATGGACGGCATGTCTGGCTGATCTCGGACGACAACTTCATGGCGCTACAGCGGACACTGCTGCTCAAATTGCGCTGGGACCAACGCGAAAAGGCGCGCGAGTAG
- the rpmB gene encoding 50S ribosomal protein L28, whose translation MSRICELTGKGRQVGHNVSHANNKTKRVFLPNLQNVTLMSEKLDRSFKFRVSTQGLRSVEHNGGLDNWLLKTSDEKLSANALKVKRELKKANLAAA comes from the coding sequence ATGTCGCGCATTTGCGAACTCACCGGCAAGGGCCGCCAGGTCGGTCACAATGTGAGCCACGCCAACAACAAGACCAAGCGGGTCTTCCTGCCGAACCTGCAGAACGTGACGCTGATGAGCGAGAAGCTCGATCGCAGCTTCAAGTTCCGCGTATCGACCCAGGGTCTGCGTTCGGTCGAGCACAATGGCGGTCTCGACAACTGGCTGCTCAAGACTAGCGACGAGAAGCTCTCGGCCAACGCGCTTAAGGTGAAGCGCGAGCTGAAGAAGGCGAATCTCGCTGCCGCGTAA